A region of Pirellulaceae bacterium DNA encodes the following proteins:
- a CDS encoding DUF4190 domain-containing protein, whose translation MSGTPSDRTNSAEYAQYRAVCMSAVTTLVLGIISIPAILFSNLLFLPLIGIGLGLWALRQLRRRSDELTGARMASIGLALCLVVFVSGTAYSGYVYATEVPEGYSRVHFSELQPETGSNLPIPRSAMDLNGELVFVKGYIHPGVTRRKGIKQFVLVPDMKTCCFGGQPKLTDMIEVTLKDPLRVDYSYSQVKLAGVLKVSPYKKAVSGLDGVYYQLEADYVR comes from the coding sequence ATGAGTGGTACCCCTTCCGACCGCACAAATTCCGCGGAATATGCCCAGTATCGGGCAGTTTGCATGTCAGCCGTGACGACGCTCGTGCTGGGCATTATTTCGATTCCAGCAATCCTCTTTTCGAACCTGCTTTTCCTGCCACTGATCGGTATCGGCCTGGGATTGTGGGCCTTGCGTCAATTACGTCGAAGAAGCGACGAACTCACAGGTGCTCGCATGGCGAGCATCGGACTTGCACTCTGTCTTGTCGTCTTTGTATCGGGAACCGCCTACAGCGGCTACGTCTATGCCACGGAAGTCCCGGAAGGTTACTCGCGCGTCCATTTCTCGGAATTGCAACCGGAGACGGGCTCAAATCTACCGATCCCACGTTCAGCAATGGATTTGAATGGAGAATTGGTATTTGTAAAGGGATATATTCACCCTGGGGTCACGCGTCGAAAAGGAATTAAACAGTTCGTACTTGTCCCCGATATGAAGACATGCTGCTTCGGGGGTCAACCAAAACTGACCGACATGATCGAAGTGACATTGAAAGACCCATTGCGTGTCGATTACTCTTATTCTCAAGTGAAATTGGCGGGAGTTCTAAAAGTGTCTCCTTACAAAAAGGCCGTTTCAGGATTGGACGGCGTCTACTATCAACTTGAGGCGGACTACGTCCGCTAA
- a CDS encoding ABC transporter permease has protein sequence MASGLTALSMALGVMLVVAVLLIHGIIAESFRNNASLGYNLILGAKGGRLQLVLNTVFYLSEPVENIPYDFYQEFLPADQRDDGQQGKWADYVDRVIPVCLGDYYKQYRLVGTTPQMFNDYVYDEDTGQQYEFAGGRNFEYWNDEHGFFEAVVGAQVARDTGLQVGDTIAATHGSTEGEEHPDLFHIVGILKSSGTPNDRAVFVNMEGFYLLDGHALPVEEEDTDQQESEAVVAVDLEKSDAADIESDENFETTEMIESDELTKNVDPSLPAAKRKTTPLPIEQREVTALLVKTSPIITRGLSNMVNEGTVAQAVFPVGEITTLFNRIVKPFQQVLLILTAMICVVSGISILVSIYNSMSDRRREIAIMRALGAGRRTVMAVVLLESIILSLGGGLMGWVGGHALIAAAAPRIEAETGVIIGPFDLAPPVNLLALLTDEPIYLGGAKLGEINVSTEWILIPSLMILAVIVGFLPAMAAYRTDVADALTANP, from the coding sequence TTGGCATCTGGTTTAACGGCTTTATCGATGGCCTTGGGGGTGATGCTCGTCGTAGCGGTCTTATTGATCCATGGCATTATTGCCGAATCGTTTCGGAACAACGCCAGCCTTGGCTACAACTTGATCCTGGGCGCAAAAGGCGGCCGACTTCAATTGGTTCTTAACACGGTCTTCTATTTGAGTGAGCCAGTCGAAAACATTCCCTACGATTTTTACCAGGAGTTTCTTCCCGCCGATCAGCGAGACGATGGTCAGCAAGGCAAATGGGCTGACTATGTTGACCGAGTGATTCCAGTATGCCTGGGTGATTACTACAAGCAATATCGTTTGGTCGGCACGACGCCTCAGATGTTTAATGACTATGTGTACGATGAGGACACGGGCCAACAATATGAGTTTGCCGGAGGTCGAAACTTCGAATACTGGAATGACGAACACGGATTCTTCGAAGCCGTTGTGGGCGCCCAAGTAGCACGAGACACCGGCCTGCAAGTCGGTGACACAATCGCTGCCACACATGGTTCAACAGAAGGCGAAGAACATCCGGACTTGTTTCACATCGTGGGAATTTTAAAGTCCTCCGGCACCCCCAACGACCGAGCCGTCTTCGTCAATATGGAAGGCTTCTACCTGCTCGACGGTCACGCGCTGCCGGTTGAAGAAGAAGACACGGACCAGCAAGAGTCCGAAGCAGTGGTCGCGGTCGATCTCGAAAAAAGTGACGCAGCGGATATTGAGAGCGATGAAAATTTTGAAACAACCGAAATGATCGAAAGTGACGAGTTGACAAAGAATGTTGATCCCTCGTTACCCGCCGCGAAACGGAAAACCACGCCACTTCCGATCGAACAACGTGAAGTCACCGCACTCCTCGTCAAAACAAGCCCAATCATTACTCGCGGGCTGAGCAACATGGTGAATGAAGGTACAGTCGCTCAAGCCGTTTTTCCTGTCGGTGAGATCACAACACTGTTCAACCGCATCGTGAAGCCTTTCCAGCAGGTGTTGTTGATTCTGACCGCCATGATTTGCGTCGTTTCGGGCATCAGCATTTTGGTCAGCATCTACAATTCCATGAGCGATCGGCGGCGTGAAATTGCAATCATGCGAGCCTTAGGAGCAGGTCGTCGAACCGTGATGGCAGTTGTGCTGCTTGAATCGATCATCCTGTCGCTCGGCGGCGGCCTCATGGGCTGGGTAGGCGGCCACGCCTTAATCGCAGCGGCGGCTCCTAGAATTGAGGCGGAAACGGGGGTGATCATCGGCCCATTCGATCTGGCACCTCCCGTAAATTTACTGGCCTTGCTCACCGATGAACCGATATATTTAGGGGGAGCTAAGCTTGGGGAGATTAACGTTTCCACGGAGTGGATTTTGATTCCCAGTCTGATGATATTGGCGGTAATCGTGGGCTTTTTGCCGGCGATGGCCGCGTACCGTACGGACGTCGCGGATGCGCTGACGGCAAACCCATAA
- a CDS encoding ABC transporter ATP-binding protein, with protein sequence MLALKNVKKSYTEPSGDLLPVLDIESFELEQGEQAALIGRSGGGKTTLLHVIAGISRPDSGSVTIDGLDITRLPEAGSDRFRAERIGYVFQTFNLMPGFTALENVMLGMTFSRGRKDQKRARELLKKVGLEHRLQHKSNALSVGEQQRVAVARSLANRPKLLLADEPTANVDPGNQQHVIDLIRESCRAEQVSLLIVTHAMEVADQFDRVDQLDQINRVVATIADR encoded by the coding sequence ATGCTTGCACTAAAAAATGTAAAAAAATCATATACCGAGCCGAGCGGCGATCTGCTTCCCGTTTTAGACATTGAGAGTTTCGAGCTAGAGCAAGGCGAGCAAGCAGCGCTCATTGGTCGCAGCGGTGGCGGCAAGACAACGTTGTTACATGTGATCGCGGGCATCAGTCGGCCCGATTCGGGATCTGTGACGATTGACGGACTCGACATCACACGGCTGCCTGAGGCAGGATCGGACCGATTTCGCGCAGAGCGAATTGGCTATGTTTTTCAGACCTTCAATCTCATGCCAGGTTTCACCGCCTTGGAGAACGTCATGTTGGGAATGACCTTCTCCCGTGGCCGCAAAGATCAAAAACGAGCTCGTGAACTGCTGAAAAAAGTCGGTTTAGAGCATCGACTCCAACACAAATCGAACGCTTTATCGGTGGGAGAACAACAGCGAGTGGCTGTGGCCCGCTCGCTTGCCAATCGGCCCAAATTGCTTTTGGCCGACGAGCCCACTGCAAACGTCGACCCGGGAAATCAACAGCACGTGATTGATTTGATTCGTGAGAGTTGCCGAGCGGAGCAGGTTTCCTTGCTGATAGTAACACACGCGATGGAGGTTGCCGATCAATTCGACCGTGTCGATCAACTCGATCAGATTAATCGAGTCGTGGCCACGATTGCTGACCGATAG
- the smpB gene encoding SsrA-binding protein SmpB, whose protein sequence is MAKKDKKKKKSAEPESNIKSISENRKARHKFQVLDSLECGIALAGSEVKSLRYGRMSLDESYGRIREGEVWLVGADIPEYFEASHLNHQPKRPRKLLLHRREISKFAMQAHEKGLTLVPLKMYFKSGRAKVLLGLCRGRKLHDKREVLKKADSQRQIQQAMRRRR, encoded by the coding sequence ATGGCCAAGAAAGACAAGAAGAAAAAAAAGTCTGCCGAACCAGAGTCGAATATCAAGTCGATATCCGAAAATCGCAAGGCACGGCACAAATTCCAGGTGTTAGATTCGCTGGAATGTGGCATTGCATTAGCTGGGAGCGAAGTGAAAAGCCTCCGCTATGGCCGTATGTCGCTCGACGAATCCTATGGGCGAATTCGAGAAGGCGAAGTCTGGCTAGTCGGTGCCGACATCCCGGAATACTTTGAAGCCAGCCACCTGAATCATCAGCCCAAACGACCACGAAAACTGCTGCTTCACCGCCGTGAAATCAGCAAATTCGCGATGCAAGCTCATGAAAAAGGGCTGACTTTGGTCCCCTTGAAGATGTACTTCAAATCAGGCCGTGCAAAAGTCCTGCTGGGTCTTTGCCGCGGCCGCAAGCTCCATGACAAAAGAGAAGTCCTGAAGAAGGCCGACAGCCAACGTCAAATCCAACAGGCAATGCGCCGCCGCCGCTAG
- the lipA gene encoding lipoyl synthase, whose amino-acid sequence MSEAPALPDLPIVDSSASGSDPDTVRRLPRWLKRQIPLGNSDHQTARLLEELNLETVCDNAKCPNRMECYSQKTATFMVLGNVCTRACSFCAVSRGAPDQPAEDEPDRLAEASARLGLKHVVITSVTRDDLPDGGAEHFRRCVQAVRERTGATVEVLTPDFIDSPEAIQAIVDAKPEVFNHNTETVPRLYRKVRGAKSDYRWTLELLREIKRRDPEIKTKSGLMLGLGETRQEIYDVLADLRDAECDFLTLGQYLQPHLDRLLPVVRYLSPEEFEELGQAAKAMGFVQVASGPFVRSSYHAREMADAN is encoded by the coding sequence GTGAGCGAAGCACCTGCGTTACCTGATCTTCCGATCGTTGATTCCTCGGCTTCTGGGTCCGACCCGGACACGGTGCGACGACTGCCTCGTTGGTTGAAACGCCAGATTCCGCTGGGGAATTCAGATCATCAAACCGCGCGGTTGTTGGAGGAGTTGAATTTAGAGACGGTGTGTGACAATGCAAAATGCCCCAATCGCATGGAGTGCTACTCGCAAAAAACTGCCACCTTTATGGTTCTGGGCAATGTTTGCACGCGCGCATGCAGCTTTTGCGCCGTCTCCCGCGGTGCGCCCGACCAACCCGCAGAGGATGAGCCTGATCGTCTCGCAGAGGCTTCCGCACGTCTGGGACTCAAGCACGTCGTGATCACTTCGGTCACGCGAGATGATCTTCCTGATGGGGGTGCGGAGCATTTTCGCCGTTGCGTGCAGGCTGTTCGTGAGCGGACTGGCGCGACGGTCGAAGTACTGACTCCTGACTTTATCGATTCCCCCGAGGCGATTCAAGCGATTGTTGACGCGAAGCCCGAAGTCTTTAATCACAACACGGAAACGGTTCCTCGGTTGTATCGCAAGGTTCGCGGAGCGAAGTCAGATTATCGCTGGACACTCGAGTTGTTACGGGAGATTAAACGTCGTGATCCGGAGATCAAAACCAAGAGCGGTTTGATGCTTGGTCTCGGGGAAACACGGCAGGAAATCTACGATGTTTTGGCCGACCTGCGAGATGCCGAATGCGATTTCTTGACGTTGGGCCAATATCTTCAGCCGCATCTCGACCGGTTATTACCGGTGGTTCGTTATTTGTCGCCGGAGGAGTTTGAAGAATTGGGCCAAGCGGCCAAAGCGATGGGCTTTGTACAGGTCGCCAGCGGGCCGTTCGTGCGAAGCAGCTACCATGCTCGCGAAATGGCCGACGCCAACTAG